Proteins encoded together in one Janthinobacterium tructae window:
- a CDS encoding quinone-dependent dihydroorotate dehydrogenase, with protein MSEKFLYSLARPLLFSMDAEAAHHLTLPALKRASALGLTKLAGKPALDPRTVMGITFPNPVGLAAGLDKDGAYIDALADLGFGSIEVGTVTPRAQAGNPKPRMFRLPQAQGIINRMGFNNGGVDAFVANVQASKFYQNRAGVLGLNIGKNADTPIERAADDYLLCLEKVYPYASYVTVNISSPNTKNLRQLQGASELDALLSQLKDAQARLADKHKRYVPLALKIAPDMDAEQVKSIAESLTRHRIDGVIATNTTLSRSAVEGMPHGAEAGGLSGAPVFELSNNVIRLLKVELGDALPIIGVGGIMQGKDAVAKFEAGAQLVQLYSGLIYAGPALIKDCARALHGKQAK; from the coding sequence ATGTCTGAAAAATTCCTGTACTCCCTCGCCCGCCCGCTGCTGTTTTCGATGGATGCCGAAGCGGCCCACCATCTCACCCTGCCCGCCCTGAAACGCGCCAGCGCGCTGGGCCTGACCAAGCTGGCCGGCAAACCGGCGCTTGATCCGCGCACGGTGATGGGCATCACCTTCCCGAACCCGGTGGGCCTGGCCGCCGGCCTGGACAAGGATGGCGCCTACATCGACGCGCTGGCCGACCTGGGTTTTGGCTCCATCGAAGTGGGCACCGTCACGCCGCGCGCGCAGGCGGGCAATCCGAAACCGCGCATGTTCCGCCTGCCGCAGGCGCAGGGCATCATCAACCGCATGGGCTTTAACAATGGCGGCGTGGACGCCTTTGTGGCCAACGTGCAGGCGTCGAAGTTTTACCAGAACCGCGCCGGCGTGCTGGGCCTGAACATCGGCAAGAACGCCGACACGCCCATCGAGCGGGCGGCCGACGACTACCTGCTGTGCCTGGAAAAAGTCTACCCCTACGCCAGCTATGTGACGGTGAACATCTCCTCGCCGAACACCAAGAATTTGCGCCAGCTGCAGGGCGCGTCCGAACTCGACGCCCTGCTGTCGCAGCTCAAGGATGCCCAGGCGCGCCTGGCGGACAAGCACAAGCGCTACGTGCCGCTGGCCCTGAAAATCGCGCCGGACATGGATGCTGAACAGGTGAAAAGCATCGCCGAGTCGCTCACGCGCCACCGCATCGATGGCGTCATCGCCACCAACACAACCCTGTCGCGCAGCGCCGTCGAAGGCATGCCGCACGGCGCGGAAGCGGGCGGCCTGTCGGGCGCACCCGTGTTCGAGCTGTCGAACAATGTCATCCGTTTGCTGAAGGTGGAACTGGGCGACGCCTTGCCCATCATCGGTGTGGGCGGCATCATGCAGGGCAAGGATGCCGTGGCCAAGTTCGAGGCGGGCGCGCAGCTGGTGCAGCTGTACAGCGGCCTGATTTACGCCGGTCCGGCCTTGATCAAGGATTGCGCGCGCGCGCTGCACGGCAAACAGGCGAAATGA
- a CDS encoding aldo/keto reductase, with product MNKIKLGASSLEVSRICLGTMTFGEQNSEAEAHSQLDYALERGINFIDTAEMYPVMASAQTQGSTERYIGSWLKKSGRRGDIVLASKIAGPNSRMHWIRKGKTDHDAVNIRAAVEDSLRRLQTEHIDLYQLHWPSRNLPIFGASVYNPRKEHASVAIEDTLAVLGKLVDEGKIGHIGVSNESSWGVCEFIKQAELKGLPRIASIQNLYNLTARHFETSLLDETCHRENVSLLAYSPLAFGQLTAKYLDDPQAKGRLTRFPAGWSPRYVRPATIAAASQYAALARAHGLTPAQLALAWCYSRWFVASTIIGATSVAQLQQNIDAYQVSLSPELLAAVDAIHASAPNPGQ from the coding sequence ATCAACAAGATCAAGCTGGGCGCCAGCAGCCTGGAAGTGAGCCGGATCTGCCTGGGCACGATGACCTTCGGCGAACAGAATTCGGAAGCTGAAGCGCACAGCCAGCTCGATTACGCGCTGGAACGGGGCATCAACTTCATCGACACGGCGGAGATGTATCCGGTGATGGCCAGCGCGCAGACGCAGGGCAGCACCGAGCGCTACATCGGCAGCTGGCTGAAGAAAAGCGGCCGGCGCGGCGACATCGTGCTGGCCAGCAAGATAGCCGGACCAAACTCGCGCATGCACTGGATACGCAAGGGCAAGACGGACCACGACGCGGTCAACATCCGCGCCGCCGTCGAGGACAGCCTGCGCCGGCTGCAGACGGAGCACATCGACCTGTATCAGCTGCACTGGCCCAGCCGCAACCTGCCCATCTTCGGCGCCAGCGTCTACAACCCGCGCAAGGAACACGCCTCGGTGGCGATCGAGGATACCCTGGCCGTGCTGGGCAAGCTGGTCGACGAAGGCAAGATCGGCCACATCGGCGTGTCGAACGAATCGTCGTGGGGCGTGTGCGAATTCATCAAGCAGGCCGAGCTGAAAGGCTTGCCGCGCATCGCGTCCATCCAGAACCTGTACAACCTGACGGCGCGCCACTTTGAAACCAGCCTGCTCGACGAAACCTGCCACAGGGAAAACGTCAGCTTGCTGGCCTACAGCCCGCTGGCCTTCGGCCAGCTGACGGCGAAATACCTCGACGATCCGCAGGCCAAGGGCCGCCTGACGCGCTTCCCTGCCGGCTGGAGTCCCCGCTACGTGCGCCCTGCCACCATCGCGGCAGCCAGCCAGTATGCGGCGCTGGCCCGCGCGCACGGCTTGACGCCGGCGCAACTGGCGCTGGCCTGGTGCTACTCGCGCTGGTTCGTGGCCTCGACCATCATCGGCGCCACCAGCGTGGCGCAACTGCAGCAAAATATCGATGCGTATCAAGTCAGCTTGTCGCCGGAACTGCTGGCGGCCGTCGACGCCATCCACGCCAGCGCGCCCAATCCGGGCCAGTAG